Proteins from one Syngnathus scovelli strain Florida chromosome 17, RoL_Ssco_1.2, whole genome shotgun sequence genomic window:
- the gigyf2 gene encoding GRB10-interacting GYF protein 2 isoform X3 codes for MAETQTLNFGPEWLRALSGGASSGGGGGGSSSNNAVSSPPLSPVLPKYKLADYRYGREEMLALYVKDNKIPIDLHDKEFLPILQEEPFPPLALVSFTEEEQRNFSLSVNSAAVFRRGSGAVVSAPRGRSTSRGRGRGRGDGGFYQRSFDDVEGFGRGGREMHRSQSWEERGDRRFEKPGRKDADVAPGHFQLNHAASPMTNFAVRNNYEDAGLGLSRKHDFTRSESENWRTSRDDQNDVPRSAAWHPEQRRRIPFDSREDERTYRRQRSGSGSLDDDRDALPEWCLEDADEEAGTFDSSGAFLSLKKASKEPILEEAELDFKPLEECEEALEEEDSQPKETKETEIEAKQNSDRKVFTGVSIMSEETPPVPPPAVGTIPEAQSASPGHLNLTEEPERQPPLERPPEPCKVAQHVPLSNSMSLPNSRISATLTEVRMQSSSMQTPAEVLVAMNNPLPFSSSVLAPISRPAAVSHDTDEDEGLKHFEQEAEKMVAYLQDGVADDDRLAAKAPEKPKAAGLPLTHKTALKWFYKDPQGEIQGPFNNQEMAEWFQAGYFTMSLLVKRGCDDIFQALGEMMKIWGRVPFTPGPAPPPLQGDADQERLKRQQELTALNLYQLQQLQYQYLLRQQYAQALAQQKAAVLSSAPLQQQQQHQQQLNTLQQQYQALKIRTSESLLPPVTRSLSVPDSGSVWEMQNPSSQASCTPNLPTATSSTWDGSSVWDLPIDSVAKAPTIEQMQQLEKSKAAKSQPGFNYCGRTLKPHSLKHQLELERREAELRAKREEEERKRLEEALRARQEEERKRLEEEELARQKQEDALRRQREQEEAQRRKKEQEERLAQEEALRRLEERRREEEERKKREDFLRKQEEERRKQEELEALRRREEEKRAEEEAAAAAAAAAAAAALAQQQQEEQKRREQEAQRQQELQRQRQQQQEALRRLQQQQQLAQMKLPLSSKWGHQSANASNKNQNTLSLAEIQKLEEERERQALEEQRQQQELLKLQQHQALQQAQQAQAKLSGWGHAAKQPPVTKSLLEIQREEAQQMKQKKAPQQQQQNHILAQPTRPQNKTTSLSNSVWGSVNITPCSNWAADSSSIWGDTHNSNMGFWDEAVKEAVQQPPPTKKGNAQKNKGNANLSNFTSGRANKKVEEEEKLLRLFQGVNKSQQDGFMQWCERTLHSLNTANNLDVPTFASFLKEVDSPYEVHDYVKAYLGDTPEAKDFAKQFLERRAKQNANQQKTSPPPQQKQGQALKQQQDSVWGGTGSSTLYLGNHTSGQHKQHHQQPPPPQQRFETVTSGKKKKKQKMVRADPSLLGFSVNASSERLNMGEIETVEDF; via the exons ATGGCCGAGACCCAGACACTTAACTTTGGACCAGAATG GCTCCGTGCCCTTTCTGGAGGTGCAAGcagtggcggcggtggcggaggaagcagcagcaacaacgccGTTAGCTCGCCACCTCTCTCGCCTGTATTGCCAAAGTACAAGCTTGCAGACTATCGTTACGGAAGAGAGGAAATGTTAGCACTTTATGTCAAAGACAACAAG ATCCCTATAGACTTGCATGATAAGGAGTTCCTGCCCATATTGCAAGAGGAACCTTTCCCGCCTCTGGCACTTGTTTCTTTTACAGAGGAAGAACAG AGAAATTTTTCCTTGTCTGTAAACAGCGCTGCCGTATTCCGACGAGGAAGCGGCGCAGTAGTGAGTGCGCCTCGAGGCCGAAGTACCTCAAGGGGTAGAG GTCGAGGAAGAGGAGACGGAGGGTTTTACCAAAGAAGTTTTGATGATGTGGAAGGTTTTGGCCGTGGGGGCAGGGAGATGCATCGCTCCCAGAGCTGGGAGGAAAG gggcgataGAAGATTTGAAAAGCCAGgccggaaagacgcgg ATGTGGCGCCAGGACATTTCCAGCTGAATCACG CAGCTTCCCCAATGACGAATTTCGCAGTGCGAAACAACTACGAGGATGCCGGGCTGGGCCTGTCGAGGAAACACGACTTCACGCGCTCAGAGAGCGAGAATTGGCGTACCTCTCGTGACGATCAGAACG ATGTACCTCGGAGCGCGGCGTGGCATCCGGAGCAGCGGCGCCGCATTCCGTTTGACTCGCGAGAAGACGAACGCACCTACAGGAGGCAGCGTTCGGGCAGCGGCAGCTTGGACGACGACAGGGACGCTCTGCCCGAGTGGTGCCTGGAGGACGCGGACGAAGAGGCGGGCACCTTCGACTCGTCGGGGGCCTTTCTCTCACTCAAG AAAGCCTCCAAAGAGCCCATCCTGGAGGAGGCCGAGTTGGATTTTAAACCCTTGGAAGAGTGTGAGGAGGCCCTAGAGGAGGAAGACAGTCAGCCCAAGGAGACCAAAGAAACAGAAATAGAAGCCAAGCAAAATTCTGACCGAAAAG TATTCACGGGGGTGAGCATAATGTCAGAGGAGACCCCACCTGTTCCCCCGCCCGCCGTTGGGACAATCCCCGAGGCCCAGTCTGCGTCGCCCGGCCACCTCAACCTGACGGAGGAACCCGAAAGGCAACCCCCCTTGGAGCGACCGCCAGAACCCTGCAAAGTTGCTCAGCACGTCCCGTTGTCCAACAGCATGTcgctacccaactcgcggatttcCGCCACCCTCACAg AAGTTCGCATGCAGTCGTCCAGCATGCAGACGCCCGCAGAAGTGCTCGTGGCTATGAACAATCCCCTGCCCTTTTCTTCAAGTGTGTTAGCCCCAATTTCCAGGCCTGCCGCCGTGTCACATGACACGGATGAAGACGAGGGTTTGAAGCACTTTGAACAG GAGGCAGAGAAAATGGTGGCTTACCTCCAGGACGGCGTGGCGGACGATGACAGACTGGCTGCCAAAGCCCCCGAAAAACCCAAAGCTGCAGGCCTGCCGCTCACTCACAAGACCGCACTCAAGTGGTTTTACAAAGACCCTCAAGGGGAGATACAGG GTCCGTTCAACAACCAGGAGATGGCCGAATGGTTCCAGGCGGGTTACTTCACCATGTCTCTCCTGGTGAAAAGAGGCTGCGATGACATCTTTCAGGCCTTGGGGGAGATGATGAAGATTTGGGGGAGAGTCCCTTTCACGCCGGGCCCCGCGCCTCCACCCCTGCAG GGTGACGCCGACCAAGAAAGGTTGAAGCGGCAGCAGGAGCTCACTGCGCTCAACCTTTACCAGTTGCAGCAGCTTCAATATCAATACCTCTTGAG GCAGCAGTATGCTCAGGCCCTGGCCCAGCAGAAGGCGGCGGTGCTGAGCTCGGCTCCTcttcaacagcagcagcaacaccaACAGCAGCTCAACACGCTTCAGCAGCAATACCAAGCTCTCAAGATAAG AACATCGGAGAGCCTTCTACCTCCTGTTACACGGTCCCTATCTGTACCCGACTCCGGTTCTGTATGGGAAATGCAGAATCCGTCCTCACAGGCTTCTTGCACACCAAACCTCCCCACAGCCACGTCAAGCA CATGGGATGGTAGCAGTGTGTGGGACTTGCCTATAGACTCCGTGGCGAAGGCGCCGACCATCGAGCAGATGCAGCAGTTGGAGAAATCAAAGGCTGCAAAG TCCCAACCGGGGTTCAATTACTGCGGTCGAACTTTGAAACCACACTCTCTAAAACATCAGTTGGAACTGGAGAGGCGCGAAGCTGAACTGAGAGCcaaaagagaagaagaagagaggaAACGACTGGAGGAGGCTCTGCGGGCTCGTCAAGAGGAGGAGCGTAAGcgcctggaggaggaggagctggcGAGACAAAAACAG GAGGACGCTCTAAGAcgacagagagaacaggaggagGCGCAACGGAGAAAAAAGGAGCAAGAAGAGAGACTAGCGCAGGAGGAAGCCCTGCGAAGACTTGAGGAGAGGagaagagaggaggaggagaggaagaaaAGGGAGGACTTCCTTCGCAAACAG GAGGAGGAGCGCAGAAAACAAGAGGAGCTGGAGGCATTAAGGAGGCGCGAGGAGGAGAAGCGAGCAGAGGAGGAGGctgcagcggcagcagcggcggcagcagcggcggctgCCCTTGCTCAGCAACAGCAGGAGGAGCAAAAGCGGAGGGAGCAGGAGGCGCAGAGACAGCAGGAGCTGCAGAGAcagaggcagcagcagcaggaggctCTCAGAAGactgcaacagcagcagcagcttgcaCAAATGAAG CTTCCGTTGTCATCCAAGTGGGGTCATCAGTCCGCCAACGCCAGCAACAAGAATCAGAACACCCTGTCACTGGCCGAGATCCAGAAACTGGAAGAGGAGCGGGAAAGACAGGCACTAGAAGAG CAGCGTCAGCAGCAGGAGCTCCTGAAGCTGcagcagcaccaggccctgcagCAGGCCCAGCAGGCCCAGGCCAAGCTGTCGGGGTGGGGGCACGCCGCTAAGCAGCCCCCAGTGACCAAGTCTCTGCTGGAgattcagagggaggaagcgcaGCAGATGAAACAGAAGAAGGCGCCCCAACAGCAGCAACAGAATCACATCTTGGCCCAGCCGACCCGGCCGCAGAACAAAACT ACATCTCTGAGCAACTCCGTATGGGGTTCCGTGAACATCACCCCTTGCTCAAACTGGGCGGCGGACTCCAGCAGCATCTGGGGGGACACCCACAACTCCAACATGGGCTTCTGGGACGAAGCTGTGAAGGAGGCAGTCCAGCAGCCCCCGCCCACCAAGAAAGGAAATGCGCAGAAAAACAAGGGCAATGCCAATCTCAG TAATTTTACGAGTGGACGAGCCAACAAGaaggtggaggaggaagagaagctgcTCAGGTTATTCCAAGGGGTCAATAAGAGCCAGCAGGACGGCTTCATGCAGTGGTGCGAGCGCACTCTCCACAGCCTCAACACAGCCAACAATCTGGACG TTCCCACGTTTGCGTCGTTCCTCAAAGAAGTGGACTCACCGTACGAGGTGCACGACTACGTCAAGGCCTACCTGGGGGACACTCCCGAGGCCAAGGACTTTGCCAAGCAGTTCCTGGAGCGTCGTGCCAAACAGAACGCTAATCAGCAAAaaacgtcgccgccgccgcagcagaAGCAAGGGCAAGCCCTGAAACAGCAGCAG GATTCTGTGTGGGGAGGAACGGGATCATCAACGCTCTACCTGGGCAACCACACAAGTGGTCAGCACAAGCAACATCATcaacagccgccgccgccgcagcagcgCTTTGAGACGGTCACCTcagggaagaagaaaaagaagcagaAAATGGTCCGTGCGGATCCCAGCCTTCTAG GTTTTTCTGTTAACGCATCGTCCGAGAGACTGAACATGGGCGAGATTGAGACTGTGGAGGATTTTTAA
- the gigyf2 gene encoding GRB10-interacting GYF protein 2 isoform X2, translating to MAETQTLNFGPEWLRALSGGASSGGGGGGSSSNNAVSSPPLSPVLPKYKLADYRYGREEMLALYVKDNKIPIDLHDKEFLPILQEEPFPPLALVSFTEEEQRNFSLSVNSAAVFRRGSGAVVSAPRGRSTSRGRGRGRGDGGFYQRSFDDVEGFGRGGREMHRSQSWEERGDRRFEKPGRKDADVAPGHFQLNHASPMTNFAVRNNYEDAGLGLSRKHDFTRSESENWRTSRDDQNDVPRSAAWHPEQRRRIPFDSREDERTYRRQRSGSGSLDDDRDALPEWCLEDADEEAGTFDSSGAFLSLKKASKEPILEEAELDFKPLEECEEALEEEDSQPKETKETEIEAKQNSDRKVFTGVSIMSEETPPVPPPAVGTIPEAQSASPGHLNLTEEPERQPPLERPPEPCKVAQHVPLSNSMSLPNSRISATLTEVRMQSSSMQTPAEVLVAMNNPLPFSSSVLAPISRPAAVSHDTDEDEGLKHFEQEAEKMVAYLQDGVADDDRLAAKAPEKPKAAGLPLTHKTALKWFYKDPQGEIQGPFNNQEMAEWFQAGYFTMSLLVKRGCDDIFQALGEMMKIWGRVPFTPGPAPPPLQGDADQERLKRQQELTALNLYQLQQLQYQYLLRQQYAQALAQQKAAVLSSAPLQQQQQHQQQLNTLQQQYQALKIRTSESLLPPVTRSLSVPDSGSVWEMQNPSSQASCTPNLPTATSSTWDGSSVWDLPIDSVAKAPTIEQMQQLEKSKAAKSQPGFNYCGRTLKPHSLKHQLELERREAELRAKREEEERKRLEEALRARQEEERKRLEEEELARQKQEDALRRQREQEEAQRRKKEQEERLAQEEALRRLEERRREEEERKKREDFLRKQEEERRKQEELEALRRREEEKRAEEEAAAAAAAAAAAAALAQQQQEEQKRREQEAQRQQELQRQRQQQQEALRRLQQQQQLAQMKLPLSSKWGHQSANASNKNQNTLSLAEIQKLEEERERQALEEQQRQQQELLKLQQHQALQQAQQAQAKLSGWGHAAKQPPVTKSLLEIQREEAQQMKQKKAPQQQQQNHILAQPTRPQNKTTSLSNSVWGSVNITPCSNWAADSSSIWGDTHNSNMGFWDEAVKEAVQQPPPTKKGNAQKNKGNANLSNFTSGRANKKVEEEEKLLRLFQGVNKSQQDGFMQWCERTLHSLNTANNLDVPTFASFLKEVDSPYEVHDYVKAYLGDTPEAKDFAKQFLERRAKQNANQQKTSPPPQQKQGQALKQQQDSVWGGTGSSTLYLGNHTSGQHKQHHQQPPPPQQRFETVTSGKKKKKQKMVRADPSLLGFSVNASSERLNMGEIETVEDF from the exons ATGGCCGAGACCCAGACACTTAACTTTGGACCAGAATG GCTCCGTGCCCTTTCTGGAGGTGCAAGcagtggcggcggtggcggaggaagcagcagcaacaacgccGTTAGCTCGCCACCTCTCTCGCCTGTATTGCCAAAGTACAAGCTTGCAGACTATCGTTACGGAAGAGAGGAAATGTTAGCACTTTATGTCAAAGACAACAAG ATCCCTATAGACTTGCATGATAAGGAGTTCCTGCCCATATTGCAAGAGGAACCTTTCCCGCCTCTGGCACTTGTTTCTTTTACAGAGGAAGAACAG AGAAATTTTTCCTTGTCTGTAAACAGCGCTGCCGTATTCCGACGAGGAAGCGGCGCAGTAGTGAGTGCGCCTCGAGGCCGAAGTACCTCAAGGGGTAGAG GTCGAGGAAGAGGAGACGGAGGGTTTTACCAAAGAAGTTTTGATGATGTGGAAGGTTTTGGCCGTGGGGGCAGGGAGATGCATCGCTCCCAGAGCTGGGAGGAAAG gggcgataGAAGATTTGAAAAGCCAGgccggaaagacgcgg ATGTGGCGCCAGGACATTTCCAGCTGAATCACG CTTCCCCAATGACGAATTTCGCAGTGCGAAACAACTACGAGGATGCCGGGCTGGGCCTGTCGAGGAAACACGACTTCACGCGCTCAGAGAGCGAGAATTGGCGTACCTCTCGTGACGATCAGAACG ATGTACCTCGGAGCGCGGCGTGGCATCCGGAGCAGCGGCGCCGCATTCCGTTTGACTCGCGAGAAGACGAACGCACCTACAGGAGGCAGCGTTCGGGCAGCGGCAGCTTGGACGACGACAGGGACGCTCTGCCCGAGTGGTGCCTGGAGGACGCGGACGAAGAGGCGGGCACCTTCGACTCGTCGGGGGCCTTTCTCTCACTCAAG AAAGCCTCCAAAGAGCCCATCCTGGAGGAGGCCGAGTTGGATTTTAAACCCTTGGAAGAGTGTGAGGAGGCCCTAGAGGAGGAAGACAGTCAGCCCAAGGAGACCAAAGAAACAGAAATAGAAGCCAAGCAAAATTCTGACCGAAAAG TATTCACGGGGGTGAGCATAATGTCAGAGGAGACCCCACCTGTTCCCCCGCCCGCCGTTGGGACAATCCCCGAGGCCCAGTCTGCGTCGCCCGGCCACCTCAACCTGACGGAGGAACCCGAAAGGCAACCCCCCTTGGAGCGACCGCCAGAACCCTGCAAAGTTGCTCAGCACGTCCCGTTGTCCAACAGCATGTcgctacccaactcgcggatttcCGCCACCCTCACAg AAGTTCGCATGCAGTCGTCCAGCATGCAGACGCCCGCAGAAGTGCTCGTGGCTATGAACAATCCCCTGCCCTTTTCTTCAAGTGTGTTAGCCCCAATTTCCAGGCCTGCCGCCGTGTCACATGACACGGATGAAGACGAGGGTTTGAAGCACTTTGAACAG GAGGCAGAGAAAATGGTGGCTTACCTCCAGGACGGCGTGGCGGACGATGACAGACTGGCTGCCAAAGCCCCCGAAAAACCCAAAGCTGCAGGCCTGCCGCTCACTCACAAGACCGCACTCAAGTGGTTTTACAAAGACCCTCAAGGGGAGATACAGG GTCCGTTCAACAACCAGGAGATGGCCGAATGGTTCCAGGCGGGTTACTTCACCATGTCTCTCCTGGTGAAAAGAGGCTGCGATGACATCTTTCAGGCCTTGGGGGAGATGATGAAGATTTGGGGGAGAGTCCCTTTCACGCCGGGCCCCGCGCCTCCACCCCTGCAG GGTGACGCCGACCAAGAAAGGTTGAAGCGGCAGCAGGAGCTCACTGCGCTCAACCTTTACCAGTTGCAGCAGCTTCAATATCAATACCTCTTGAG GCAGCAGTATGCTCAGGCCCTGGCCCAGCAGAAGGCGGCGGTGCTGAGCTCGGCTCCTcttcaacagcagcagcaacaccaACAGCAGCTCAACACGCTTCAGCAGCAATACCAAGCTCTCAAGATAAG AACATCGGAGAGCCTTCTACCTCCTGTTACACGGTCCCTATCTGTACCCGACTCCGGTTCTGTATGGGAAATGCAGAATCCGTCCTCACAGGCTTCTTGCACACCAAACCTCCCCACAGCCACGTCAAGCA CATGGGATGGTAGCAGTGTGTGGGACTTGCCTATAGACTCCGTGGCGAAGGCGCCGACCATCGAGCAGATGCAGCAGTTGGAGAAATCAAAGGCTGCAAAG TCCCAACCGGGGTTCAATTACTGCGGTCGAACTTTGAAACCACACTCTCTAAAACATCAGTTGGAACTGGAGAGGCGCGAAGCTGAACTGAGAGCcaaaagagaagaagaagagaggaAACGACTGGAGGAGGCTCTGCGGGCTCGTCAAGAGGAGGAGCGTAAGcgcctggaggaggaggagctggcGAGACAAAAACAG GAGGACGCTCTAAGAcgacagagagaacaggaggagGCGCAACGGAGAAAAAAGGAGCAAGAAGAGAGACTAGCGCAGGAGGAAGCCCTGCGAAGACTTGAGGAGAGGagaagagaggaggaggagaggaagaaaAGGGAGGACTTCCTTCGCAAACAG GAGGAGGAGCGCAGAAAACAAGAGGAGCTGGAGGCATTAAGGAGGCGCGAGGAGGAGAAGCGAGCAGAGGAGGAGGctgcagcggcagcagcggcggcagcagcggcggctgCCCTTGCTCAGCAACAGCAGGAGGAGCAAAAGCGGAGGGAGCAGGAGGCGCAGAGACAGCAGGAGCTGCAGAGAcagaggcagcagcagcaggaggctCTCAGAAGactgcaacagcagcagcagcttgcaCAAATGAAG CTTCCGTTGTCATCCAAGTGGGGTCATCAGTCCGCCAACGCCAGCAACAAGAATCAGAACACCCTGTCACTGGCCGAGATCCAGAAACTGGAAGAGGAGCGGGAAAGACAGGCACTAGAAGAG CAGCAGCGTCAGCAGCAGGAGCTCCTGAAGCTGcagcagcaccaggccctgcagCAGGCCCAGCAGGCCCAGGCCAAGCTGTCGGGGTGGGGGCACGCCGCTAAGCAGCCCCCAGTGACCAAGTCTCTGCTGGAgattcagagggaggaagcgcaGCAGATGAAACAGAAGAAGGCGCCCCAACAGCAGCAACAGAATCACATCTTGGCCCAGCCGACCCGGCCGCAGAACAAAACT ACATCTCTGAGCAACTCCGTATGGGGTTCCGTGAACATCACCCCTTGCTCAAACTGGGCGGCGGACTCCAGCAGCATCTGGGGGGACACCCACAACTCCAACATGGGCTTCTGGGACGAAGCTGTGAAGGAGGCAGTCCAGCAGCCCCCGCCCACCAAGAAAGGAAATGCGCAGAAAAACAAGGGCAATGCCAATCTCAG TAATTTTACGAGTGGACGAGCCAACAAGaaggtggaggaggaagagaagctgcTCAGGTTATTCCAAGGGGTCAATAAGAGCCAGCAGGACGGCTTCATGCAGTGGTGCGAGCGCACTCTCCACAGCCTCAACACAGCCAACAATCTGGACG TTCCCACGTTTGCGTCGTTCCTCAAAGAAGTGGACTCACCGTACGAGGTGCACGACTACGTCAAGGCCTACCTGGGGGACACTCCCGAGGCCAAGGACTTTGCCAAGCAGTTCCTGGAGCGTCGTGCCAAACAGAACGCTAATCAGCAAAaaacgtcgccgccgccgcagcagaAGCAAGGGCAAGCCCTGAAACAGCAGCAG GATTCTGTGTGGGGAGGAACGGGATCATCAACGCTCTACCTGGGCAACCACACAAGTGGTCAGCACAAGCAACATCATcaacagccgccgccgccgcagcagcgCTTTGAGACGGTCACCTcagggaagaagaaaaagaagcagaAAATGGTCCGTGCGGATCCCAGCCTTCTAG GTTTTTCTGTTAACGCATCGTCCGAGAGACTGAACATGGGCGAGATTGAGACTGTGGAGGATTTTTAA